ATTTGTTTCCGTTTGAGCCAGACAAAATACCAACCCGCGCGGCCTATGAAGCGGGTGGCAAGGTTTTGCAACAACTGATCGATGCCTATCGCGCTGAGCACAATGGTGAGACGCCGGACAAGCTCGCGTTCAGTCTGTGGTCCGGCGAGACCATGCGTCACCTCGGCGTCGTCGAAGGCCAGATTCTCCAGGCACTTGGCCTTCGGCCAGTCTGGAATGACGGCGGCCGCGTGACGGGCCTTGAGATCGTTCCCGCCACCGAGCTTGGACGTCCGCGAATCGATACCGTGTTGCAAGTCACGAGCGTCTATCGCGACCAATTTGACGGGTTCATGCGACTTCTTGCTGATGCCATTGCGCGGCTCGCCGCACTAGACGAGCCGGACAACACGATTGCCCGCAACGCGCGGGATGTCGCGCGCAAGCTCGTCGGGCAGGGAATAGCAACGTCGCGCGCAACTGAGCTTGCGGCCTTGCGCTTGTTCAGCAACGAGCCAGGCGACTACGGCACGAGCTTGCCAGGCAAGGTGCTGCAATCGACAACCTGGGACAAACAGGAGTCGCTTGCAGACGCGTTTCTTGCGCGTCTGCAATACGCCTATGGCAGCAAGGATTGGGGCGTCCGGATTGAGGGCGGCAACTTGTTTGCCGAGCAACTGAGGGGGACGCAAGCTGCGGTGCTGTCACGCTCTTCGAAACTTCATGGCATCCTCTCCACCGATCATCCGTTCGAATATCTCGGTGGTCTCTCGCTCGCCATTCGTCACCTCGATGGCCGGAGCCCCTCATTGTATATTGCCGACCTTCGCGAGCAGGCTTCGCGCGTCACCTCAGCTGCGCGGTTTCTCGCGGACGAGATGCGCACGCGCACCCTCAATCCACATTGGATCGGTGGCATGCAGCGGGATGGCTATGCCGGAACGCTGGAACTGCTGAACGCGGTCAACAATCTGTGGGGGTGGCAGGTGACAGATCCTGGCACAGTGCGCGCGGATCAATGGCAAGCCATCCATGACACCTTCATCCGCGACATGCGACAGCTCGGTCTCAAAGCTTGGTTTGAGCAACACAATCCGACTGCGCAGGCGCAAATCGTCGAGCGGATGGTCGAGGTGATCCGCAAGGGGTACTGGGATGCAACCGAAACAACGCGCCGTGAACTGGTCGAGCGATGGCGTGAATTGGCTGACCAGCATTCAGTAGATATCGGCGAGGCTGCCACACGCGCCTTTGTCGCGGAAATGGCCGCAGGATTCGGCTTGCAGCCGGCCGTTTCGGCGGGAGCGGCACCAACTCAAGCGACTTCCAACGCCGACGATGCGCAAACAGATGCAGGTGAACAGGTCCGCGGGCAGGTTCTTCAGACAGTTTCATCGTCAAGCAGCGGCAATTCGTCGTTGTGGCGGACATGGATCGGGGTCGCGCTGGTTTTGGTCTGTGTCTTTGCAGGCGCCGCGGTGCAGGTGCGATCCAACGCGCGGCTCAGAGTGACAGGATAATGATATGAATATTTTCGAATCCGGGCTTTTCGAACTATCCAAGCTCTTCCTGATGCCGGTACTCGTCCTAATCGTGTTCGCTCTCGCCTATGCCTTTATTACGGCGGGAGCTTTTGCCATGGAGGCGTGGCAACGCTTTCGGGGAACATATCAGTCTCCACTCGTTGCCTATCAGGCTACGCACACTGTCGGCAGCGAGGATCTCGAACTTTGGATCATGAAGCGGCTGGAAAGGTTGCGGATCGTATCGCGGACCGCGCCAATGCTCGGGCTCGTTGCCACCATGATCCCGATGGGGCCGGCGCTACTCGCGCTCGCCAACAATGATGCCAAGGCGATCGGCGAAAGTCTGGTGGTTGCCTTTTCGGCTGTCATTCTTGCGCTCGTTAGCGCATCGATCACCTTCGTTTTGTTGACGGTGCGTCGCCGCTGGCTGTTGCAGGAGCTGCGTGCCATCGAACGCCAGACGGAGCCAGCGTGATGCGCTTCCTTGCAGAGAACGATTCCGATGACCCGATCCTGTCCGTCGTCAACCTGATCGATATCTTTCTGGTCGTTATTGCGATCCTGATGATCATCATCGTCAAGAATCCGCTCAATCCATTCAGCAGTAAGAATGTCGTCGTAGTCGAGAATCCAGGCGAAGCGGACATGCGCATCATGGTCAAGGAAGGCCAAGAACTGACGCGATACGAAACGAACGGTGATATCGGTGAAGGGAAGGGAGCCCGCGCCGGGGTGACCTATCGGCTTTCGGATGGGCGTTTGGTTTATGTGCCGGAAAAGCAGACGGAAACTCGTCCTGGAAAATGACGTGTGGCGGTTAGTGGAAGCCGGAAGACGATCTGCCATTTGGTTCATAAATCTATTGGGCTACCTGTGCTTCGATTGTTTGTGGTTCAGCAGGCCAGCGCAGAGGCCGCCTTTCGCGATCAGCTCGACATGATGACCGTGCAATGTTGCGAGCTGAGGGCACTTCTATAAGCGACGAAGAATGATTGTGAGCCCCATTTCAATGGCGACCTGCTCAACGAATGGTTCAGGATGAAGTTTCGATGACGAGATCTCCGATCTCGTGAGCAACGAATATGAAATGGAACGATACTTCCGCGATTCTCGAAGCTCCACCGTCGCGGCTGGTACATCCGAGTGATGTCCACTTGCGGACCGACATCAGTCCGATAGTGCTCCTGGCTTGAAACCGTCCTTCCCAGCTGAATTTTATTGACCGGCTCTCCGGCAGTCGTCGGAGTCAATCTTCGCGCCAGCACATTGCCCATGCCTTGGTGATACGCGCAGCCAGTCGCGATACTTTCGATTTCGGCAGGGGCCAATATCTGGGCCCCGCGTGTGCATTCCAATCTTGCCTCGTGTGCATTATGTGTGCACTCAGGGCTCGGGGCGGTCGTTTTCGGCAAGTTTGAGCAACAAATCGGGCGAATGCGGAAGCTACGGCATGTTCAATTTCTCTGGCGGTCCAATACATAGCGGACTTATTGGAGACAAAATTAGCAAATGATATGAATGGCTTAGATCGAAAATTCGCCATTGCGCCGATGATGGATTGGACAGAGAGTTTATTGAAATCAAATAGTTAGACGTGGGTCGTGTGCAATTTCTGTGCACGCATGTTCTACGATTTTTTACTATTCGTTCTCGCAAAGTTGCCCTCTGCTGCTTTCGCTTTTGCGCCCCAGCACACTAAGCAACGTCAGCCATTTCAGATCTTACCGCGAACGCTCGCACGCGCGATGATCTCTTAGGTCGCGTTGAAGGACACTTGGCCACAATGGAGTAGCGGACGATGCTCTTCAAACGTTCCGAGGGGCTGACACCATCCGAGCGGCTTCTGGCCGAGCTTTGTGATCGTTCATTCCTGAAACTCTGGACCTATCCCAATCTTTTCAAGAAGCCGAGCAAGGAGCTCACGGACCTCTTGGTCGTCTTTGGCAACGACGTGCTTGTGTTCTCGGACAAATCCTGTGCCTTTCCCTTGACCGGCGACTCGATGCTTGATTGGTCTCGTTGGTTTCGGCGGTCCGTCGCCCACTCGGCTCATCAGGTCGACCAGGCGGAACGCTGGCTTCGCACCTATCCTGATCAGGTCTTCCTCGACACCAGATGCGCGGAGCCTCTTCCGATCCGTTTGCCGCCACTTACGGAGATGCGTGTTCACCGCATTTGCGTGGCACTGGGCGCGTTGGATCGAGCCAAGGCGGAAACCGGAGTGCGTGCGCTCAGGATCAATCCAAGAATTGTCGACGATGCCGAACCGTTCACGGTCGGCACAATAAGCCAAGCCCGCGGCTGGGTTCATGTATTCGACGAAGACAGTATCAAGGTCGTGCTGACGGAGCTCTCAACGACGTCCGACCTAATCCATTACCTGAACAGCAAGATGGCGCTCTTTGAAAACGGGAAATTTGTATACGCGGAATCTGAACTGGACATCTTGGCCTACTACCTGTGGAACGGCCGCAAGTTTCCGCAACATGACAAGGAATATCGGCTCGAACCGGATTTGTGGGCGAAAGCGCAGGCGTCTCCCGAATTCCAGGCTGGGCGAGAGCGGAACAAGATAGGGCAGTTCTGGGACGGTTTGATCGAATACGTCACCGGCCATTATTTGGCGCAGACGCTTGA
The genomic region above belongs to Pseudorhodoplanes sinuspersici and contains:
- a CDS encoding MotA/TolQ/ExbB proton channel family protein; protein product: MNIFESGLFELSKLFLMPVLVLIVFALAYAFITAGAFAMEAWQRFRGTYQSPLVAYQATHTVGSEDLELWIMKRLERLRIVSRTAPMLGLVATMIPMGPALLALANNDAKAIGESLVVAFSAVILALVSASITFVLLTVRRRWLLQELRAIERQTEPA
- a CDS encoding DUF2149 domain-containing protein; its protein translation is MRFLAENDSDDPILSVVNLIDIFLVVIAILMIIIVKNPLNPFSSKNVVVVENPGEADMRIMVKEGQELTRYETNGDIGEGKGARAGVTYRLSDGRLVYVPEKQTETRPGK